The Amycolatopsis mongoliensis genome includes a window with the following:
- a CDS encoding proline dehydrogenase family protein, with amino-acid sequence MLRAPLLAAARSKGIRRLVEAVPATRSVVRRFVAGSETADAVRVAHELAADGRRITLDHLGEDTTDAARASATVAAYEAVLSALAAEGLASGADVSVKLSAVGQFLPANGEDVALENARKICAAADAVGATVTLDMEDHTTTDSTLGILRELRGEYPWVGAVLQAYLRRTEQDCRELSGPGSRVRLCKGAYAEPESVAFQEKSEVDKSYVRCLRVLMAGQGYPMVASHDPRMIEIAAALAIENARRDDDHEFQMLYGIRPEEQARIAASGSRMRVYVPYGDEWYGYFMRRLAERPANLAFFLRGLATRS; translated from the coding sequence ATGTTGCGCGCTCCGTTGCTCGCCGCCGCCCGCTCGAAGGGCATCCGGCGGCTGGTCGAAGCGGTGCCCGCCACGCGCTCCGTGGTGCGCCGCTTCGTGGCCGGGTCCGAGACCGCCGACGCCGTCCGCGTCGCTCACGAACTGGCGGCGGACGGCCGGCGGATCACCCTCGACCACCTGGGGGAGGACACCACCGACGCCGCCCGGGCATCGGCGACGGTCGCGGCCTACGAAGCCGTGTTGTCGGCCCTGGCCGCGGAAGGGCTCGCTTCGGGGGCGGACGTCTCCGTGAAGCTGTCGGCGGTGGGCCAGTTCCTGCCGGCGAACGGCGAGGACGTCGCGCTGGAGAACGCGCGGAAGATCTGCGCGGCGGCGGACGCGGTCGGCGCGACCGTGACGCTCGACATGGAGGACCACACCACCACCGACTCGACGCTCGGCATCCTGCGTGAGCTGCGCGGCGAGTACCCGTGGGTGGGCGCGGTGCTGCAGGCCTACCTGCGGCGCACCGAGCAGGACTGCCGGGAGCTGTCCGGGCCGGGGTCGCGCGTGCGGCTGTGCAAGGGCGCGTACGCCGAGCCGGAGTCGGTCGCGTTCCAGGAGAAGTCCGAAGTGGACAAATCCTACGTCCGCTGCCTGCGCGTCCTGATGGCCGGGCAGGGCTACCCGATGGTGGCCTCGCACGACCCGCGGATGATCGAGATCGCCGCCGCGCTGGCGATCGAGAACGCCCGCCGGGACGACGACCACGAGTTCCAGATGCTCTACGGCATCCGGCCGGAGGAGCAGGCGCGGATCGCGGCTTCGGGCTCGCGGATGCGCGTCTACGTGCCCTACGGCGACGAGTGGTACGGCTACTTCATGCGCCGGCTGGCCGAGCGTCCGGCGAACCTGGCGTTCTTCCTGCGCGGGCTCGCCACCCGGTCCTGA
- the trxA gene encoding thioredoxin yields MSTVELTAENFDQTVNDNEFVLIDFWASWCGPCRQFAPVYEKASEKHDDIVFASVDTEAQQQLAAAFDVRSIPTLAIIRDKTLIYAQPGALPEPALEELIKQARDVDMDEVKRKAAEAEAEQA; encoded by the coding sequence ATGAGCACCGTTGAGCTGACTGCCGAGAACTTCGACCAGACGGTAAACGACAACGAGTTCGTCCTGATCGACTTCTGGGCGAGCTGGTGCGGACCGTGCCGCCAGTTCGCGCCGGTCTACGAAAAGGCCTCCGAGAAGCACGACGACATCGTGTTCGCGAGCGTCGACACCGAAGCGCAGCAGCAGCTCGCCGCCGCCTTCGACGTCCGCTCCATCCCGACGCTGGCCATCATCCGCGACAAGACGCTGATCTACGCCCAGCCCGGCGCGCTGCCGGAGCCGGCGCTCGAAGAGCTCATCAAGCAGGCTCGCGACGTCGACATGGACGAGGTCAAGCGCAAGGCCGCCGAAGCCGAGGCCGAACAGGCCTGA
- a CDS encoding DUF2630 family protein: MADGEILGRIDELIAEEHELRTRSVGVGLSGGDKDRLTTVEQQLDQCWDLLRQRRAKTEFHENPDDAAARPVSEVESYRQ, from the coding sequence ATGGCCGACGGCGAGATCCTGGGCCGGATCGACGAACTGATCGCGGAGGAGCACGAGCTCCGGACGCGGTCGGTCGGCGTGGGGCTGAGCGGCGGCGACAAGGATCGCCTCACCACGGTCGAGCAGCAGCTCGACCAGTGCTGGGACCTGCTCCGGCAGCGGCGCGCGAAAACGGAGTTCCACGAGAACCCGGACGACGCCGCGGCCCGCCCGGTGTCTGAGGTGGAGTCCTACCGCCAGTAA
- a CDS encoding alpha/beta hydrolase → MRRRSRLLVALLALASAAGCAAGPSVRPALVENDGKTTAGTPAATPPVALPPLTEPRSPSLRWADCDDDTRQRIGTPGVPDSLHFTCARVTAPLDAPGEARRSVVRLLALKVGSGPVPLVVVNDVGGEPGTVYAARLAATLPPAFLEKFSLIGLDRRGTGLSGPVQCVPPDIRHDLIDADPAQGDLQDVLDAARKAGQQCAIELDDTQTALDSWRSAGDLDELRKQLGMDRLNALGRGDGSKVLSQYAVRFPGQVGRMVLDGVPDPGPDTAAVLDAVAAGAQSTLDAFAADCASRKCALGDPKAALSALTDQLRGTAPTTGDGVAFGPGVAMFAVYSGLAQRSRWPELADAIAAARSGDIGPLTTFVTPVLQDTRAQPSRLDVTVATRCNDSQTRLSADQLDQVVTGMRAKYPQFGAVVAEQLAWCGPWPVRTEPLPPAGATGAPPILVTATAADPVTPQVGSTRAADQMPTAVTITWQGAGHGSVGASPCVTDAARAFLVDGKVPADGTLCPA, encoded by the coding sequence GTGCGCCGCCGTTCCCGTCTCCTGGTCGCGCTGCTCGCCCTGGCCTCCGCCGCGGGCTGCGCCGCCGGGCCGTCGGTCCGCCCGGCCCTGGTCGAGAACGACGGGAAGACGACGGCAGGCACGCCCGCCGCCACCCCGCCGGTGGCGCTGCCGCCGCTGACCGAACCCCGGTCGCCGTCGCTGCGGTGGGCCGACTGCGACGACGACACCCGGCAGCGGATCGGCACCCCCGGCGTCCCGGACAGCCTGCACTTCACCTGCGCCCGGGTCACCGCGCCGCTCGACGCGCCCGGCGAGGCCCGGCGTTCGGTGGTGCGGCTGCTGGCGCTGAAGGTCGGCTCCGGCCCGGTGCCGCTGGTCGTGGTCAACGACGTCGGCGGCGAGCCGGGCACGGTGTACGCCGCACGGCTGGCCGCGACGCTGCCGCCGGCGTTCCTAGAGAAGTTCTCGCTGATCGGCCTCGACCGGCGCGGCACCGGGCTCTCGGGGCCCGTCCAGTGCGTGCCTCCCGACATCCGGCACGACCTGATCGACGCGGACCCGGCGCAGGGCGACCTGCAGGACGTGCTGGACGCCGCGCGCAAGGCCGGGCAGCAGTGCGCGATCGAGCTGGACGACACCCAGACCGCGCTGGACAGCTGGCGCAGTGCCGGTGACCTCGACGAGCTGCGCAAGCAGCTGGGCATGGACCGGCTCAACGCGCTCGGCCGCGGCGACGGCTCGAAGGTCCTTTCGCAGTACGCGGTGCGCTTCCCCGGCCAGGTCGGCCGGATGGTGCTCGACGGCGTCCCCGACCCGGGCCCGGACACCGCCGCGGTGCTCGACGCGGTCGCCGCCGGCGCCCAGTCCACGTTGGACGCCTTCGCCGCGGACTGCGCTTCGCGCAAGTGCGCCCTCGGCGACCCGAAGGCGGCCCTCTCCGCGCTGACCGACCAACTGCGGGGTACGGCGCCGACGACCGGCGACGGCGTCGCGTTCGGGCCGGGGGTCGCCATGTTCGCCGTCTACTCGGGACTGGCGCAGCGCTCGCGGTGGCCGGAGCTGGCCGACGCGATCGCGGCGGCGCGCTCGGGTGACATCGGGCCGCTCACGACGTTCGTCACGCCGGTGCTGCAGGACACGCGCGCGCAGCCGTCGCGACTCGACGTCACGGTGGCGACCCGCTGCAACGACAGCCAGACCCGGCTCTCGGCCGACCAGCTCGACCAGGTCGTGACCGGGATGCGGGCGAAGTACCCGCAGTTCGGCGCGGTCGTCGCCGAGCAGCTGGCCTGGTGCGGGCCGTGGCCGGTGCGGACCGAGCCGCTCCCGCCGGCGGGCGCGACCGGCGCGCCGCCGATCCTGGTCACGGCCACCGCCGCCGACCCGGTGACGCCCCAGGTGGGCAGCACCCGCGCGGCCGACCAGATGCCGACGGCGGTGACGATCACGTGGCAGGGCGCGGGCCACGGCTCGGTGGGCGCGTCCCCGTGCGTCACGGACGCGGCCCGCGCCTTCCTGGTGGACGGCAAGGTCCCGGCCGACGGCACCCTCTGCCCCGCCTGA
- a CDS encoding ATP-dependent DNA ligase: MPLPLQPPLKPMLAKPAKAIPDSGGLLFEPKWDGFRCIVFKDGDELYLQSRAEKPLNRYFPEAVARLRETLPPRVVLDGELVVARGGRLDFDALTERIHPAESRITLLAAEQPAEFVAFDLLALDDESLLDEPTSARRDRLVELAGDRFALTPATSDPATARHWFELFEGAGLDGVIGKPLDEPYTPGKRVLQKYKHLRTADCVLAGLRWHVDGGPGELVGSFLLGLHDEKGVLHHVGTVGSFPKERRRELAEELAPLVTDGEDHPWGGKATGEAQRIPGGITRWRATEHEWVPLRPERVVEVAYENTEGGMPSRFRHNARFVRWRPDREPASCDYGQLDEPARYDLDAVFRGQVVRTR; encoded by the coding sequence ATGCCCCTACCGCTGCAGCCGCCGCTGAAGCCGATGCTCGCCAAGCCCGCGAAGGCCATCCCGGACTCCGGCGGCCTGCTGTTCGAGCCGAAGTGGGACGGCTTCCGCTGCATCGTCTTCAAGGACGGCGACGAGCTGTACCTGCAGTCCCGCGCGGAAAAACCGCTGAACCGGTACTTCCCCGAAGCCGTCGCCCGGCTGCGGGAAACCCTGCCGCCGCGGGTCGTGCTGGACGGCGAGCTCGTCGTCGCGCGCGGTGGCCGGCTGGACTTCGACGCGCTCACCGAGCGGATCCACCCCGCCGAAAGCCGCATCACGCTGCTGGCCGCCGAGCAGCCGGCCGAGTTCGTCGCCTTCGACCTGCTCGCCCTGGACGACGAGTCCCTGCTCGACGAGCCGACGTCGGCCCGCCGCGACCGGCTCGTCGAGCTGGCCGGCGACCGGTTCGCGCTCACCCCGGCCACCTCCGACCCCGCCACCGCCCGGCACTGGTTCGAGCTGTTCGAGGGCGCGGGCCTCGACGGCGTCATCGGCAAGCCCCTGGACGAGCCGTACACGCCGGGCAAGCGCGTCCTCCAGAAGTACAAGCACCTGCGCACCGCGGACTGCGTCCTGGCCGGCCTGCGCTGGCACGTCGACGGCGGCCCCGGCGAACTCGTCGGGTCGTTCCTGCTCGGCCTGCACGACGAGAAGGGAGTGCTGCACCACGTCGGCACCGTCGGGTCGTTCCCCAAGGAACGCCGGCGCGAACTCGCCGAAGAGCTCGCGCCGCTGGTCACCGACGGCGAGGACCACCCCTGGGGCGGGAAGGCCACCGGCGAGGCCCAGCGGATCCCCGGCGGGATCACCCGCTGGCGCGCCACCGAGCACGAATGGGTGCCGCTGCGGCCCGAGCGCGTCGTCGAAGTCGCCTACGAGAACACCGAAGGCGGCATGCCGTCGCGCTTCCGCCACAACGCGCGGTTCGTGCGGTGGCGGCCGGACCGCGAACCCGCGTCCTGCGACTACGGCCAGCTGGACGAGCCGGCCCGCTACGACCTCGACGCCGTGTTCCGCGGCCAGGTCGTGCGGACCCGCTAA
- a CDS encoding Asp23/Gls24 family envelope stress response protein, whose product MSKSAATKALSRSYAGERTLTFLVGLLALAGGVLALVVGFGVLGEFRGRRPLLDPLALDWLGGHATPARIVAIVLGVLLFVLGLRGTLRSLRPEPRPDLDLDSTEGAELVVTAAAISGAVQADAEQLDGVSRARVRAVGSRTSPALRITLWLHEGTDLKGVWEDLDARVLTRARESLGLDVLPTAVRLELDTSAAKRVR is encoded by the coding sequence ATGAGCAAGTCCGCCGCCACGAAGGCCCTTTCCCGGTCGTACGCGGGCGAACGCACGCTGACGTTCCTCGTCGGGCTGCTGGCCCTGGCCGGCGGGGTGCTCGCCCTGGTGGTCGGCTTCGGCGTGCTCGGCGAGTTCCGCGGCCGGCGGCCCCTGCTCGACCCCCTCGCGCTCGACTGGCTCGGCGGCCACGCCACGCCCGCCCGGATCGTCGCGATCGTGCTCGGCGTCCTGCTGTTCGTGCTCGGCCTGCGGGGGACGCTGCGGTCGCTGCGCCCGGAGCCGCGGCCCGACCTCGACCTCGACAGCACCGAGGGCGCGGAGCTGGTCGTCACGGCCGCCGCGATCTCCGGCGCGGTCCAGGCCGACGCGGAACAGCTGGACGGCGTCAGCCGCGCCCGGGTCCGCGCGGTCGGGTCGCGGACGTCTCCGGCGTTGCGCATCACGCTGTGGCTGCACGAGGGCACCGACCTCAAGGGCGTCTGGGAAGACCTCGACGCGCGCGTCCTGACCAGGGCGCGGGAGTCGCTCGGCCTCGACGTCCTGCCCACGGCCGTGCGCCTCGAACTCGACACGAGCGCGGCGAAACGCGTGCGCTGA
- a CDS encoding DUF6286 domain-containing protein, with protein sequence MRPLVRLLSTLLGLAIAAAGALLALEVGWHWWRPGSGPLLVPWPRWQAELASLGWDAYAVRVGAGVLAAAGLVLLLCALAAGNRAVRLTDPADDVSVSTSPRSLARLVGLTVRAQDNVAGATVTASARRIRVRAKSTLETEGELRPRLLATVSALLDDVPLVRRPKVSVVVDSPKDRR encoded by the coding sequence GTGCGCCCGCTCGTCCGCCTCCTGTCCACCCTGCTCGGCCTGGCGATCGCGGCCGCCGGGGCCTTGCTCGCGCTCGAAGTCGGCTGGCACTGGTGGCGTCCCGGTTCGGGACCGCTCTTGGTGCCGTGGCCGCGCTGGCAGGCCGAACTCGCGTCGCTGGGCTGGGACGCCTACGCGGTGCGCGTCGGCGCCGGCGTGCTCGCCGCCGCCGGCCTGGTCCTGCTGCTCTGCGCGCTGGCCGCCGGGAACCGCGCGGTCCGGCTCACCGACCCGGCCGACGACGTGAGCGTGTCGACGTCTCCGCGCTCGCTGGCCCGGCTGGTCGGGCTCACCGTGCGCGCGCAGGACAACGTCGCGGGCGCGACGGTCACCGCGAGCGCCCGCCGCATCCGCGTCCGCGCGAAGAGCACCCTCGAAACCGAGGGCGAGCTGCGGCCGCGCCTGCTGGCGACGGTGTCCGCGCTGCTCGACGACGTCCCGCTCGTGCGACGGCCGAAGGTCTCGGTCGTCGTCGACTCCCCCAAGGACCGCCGATGA
- a CDS encoding Asp23/Gls24 family envelope stress response protein, with protein sequence MSRVLDVPRELAEPAERGTLTVAHAVVRKVAQHAADQVPGTTRDGKKGARAKVGGLDNDVDLALDLAVGYPAPVRTVVGVVREKVTEEVELLTGYHVRTLAVTVSALLPDVPPRVR encoded by the coding sequence GTGAGCCGCGTCCTGGACGTGCCGCGGGAGCTCGCCGAACCGGCCGAGCGCGGCACCCTCACCGTCGCGCACGCGGTGGTGCGCAAGGTCGCCCAGCACGCCGCCGACCAGGTCCCGGGCACCACGCGCGACGGCAAGAAGGGCGCGAGGGCGAAGGTCGGCGGCCTCGACAACGACGTCGACCTCGCGCTCGACCTCGCCGTGGGGTACCCGGCGCCGGTGCGGACCGTCGTCGGCGTCGTGCGGGAGAAGGTCACCGAGGAGGTCGAGCTGCTGACCGGCTACCACGTCCGTACCCTGGCCGTGACGGTGTCCGCACTCCTGCCGGACGTGCCGCCGAGGGTGCGGTAG
- a CDS encoding Asp23/Gls24 family envelope stress response protein, whose amino-acid sequence MHPERTESPGTVTPLNEEGAAGRTTISSLVVQKVAGLAAREVAGVHTLGGGGVSRALGALRERIPGSGTVTTAGVAVEVGEKQTAIDLDVIVEYGARIADVARAVRRNVITAVEQITGLEVIEVNIAVNDIHLPGDEEPESTRVE is encoded by the coding sequence ATGCACCCGGAACGGACCGAAAGCCCCGGCACGGTGACCCCGCTCAACGAGGAGGGCGCCGCCGGCCGCACCACGATCTCGTCACTGGTCGTGCAGAAGGTGGCCGGCCTGGCCGCCCGCGAGGTCGCCGGGGTGCACACCCTGGGCGGCGGCGGGGTGTCGCGCGCGCTCGGCGCCCTGCGCGAACGGATCCCCGGCTCCGGCACGGTCACGACCGCCGGCGTCGCGGTGGAGGTCGGCGAGAAGCAGACGGCGATCGACCTCGACGTCATCGTGGAGTACGGCGCGCGCATCGCCGACGTCGCCCGCGCGGTGCGGCGCAACGTGATCACCGCGGTCGAGCAGATCACCGGCCTCGAGGTGATCGAGGTGAACATCGCGGTCAACGACATCCACCTGCCCGGCGACGAAGAACCCGAATCGACGCGGGTGGAATGA
- a CDS encoding Asp23/Gls24 family envelope stress response protein, whose product MAELQDPERDPRWDAVRAAARRRVPTPPGLVERVLRAVARGRRTAVEVPGEAGSLRVTESVVAQLASAIAAERAPGGVRVSAVAVEDGEVQVLVSVRFGVAADAAAEALRQEITAELSRQLGVATTVNVHVVDVHPG is encoded by the coding sequence ATGGCCGAGCTTCAGGACCCGGAGCGGGATCCCCGCTGGGACGCCGTGCGCGCGGCGGCCCGGCGCCGGGTGCCGACCCCGCCCGGGCTGGTCGAACGCGTGCTGCGCGCCGTCGCGCGCGGCCGGCGCACCGCGGTCGAGGTGCCCGGCGAGGCGGGCAGCCTGCGCGTCACCGAAAGCGTCGTCGCGCAGCTCGCCTCGGCGATCGCCGCCGAGCGGGCCCCCGGCGGGGTGCGGGTTTCGGCCGTCGCGGTCGAAGACGGCGAGGTGCAGGTGCTGGTGTCGGTCCGGTTCGGCGTCGCCGCCGACGCGGCGGCCGAAGCGCTGCGGCAGGAGATCACCGCGGAGCTGTCCCGCCAGCTCGGCGTCGCCACGACGGTGAACGTGCACGTCGTGGACGTCCACCCCGGCTGA
- a CDS encoding RNA polymerase sigma factor, translating to MSDDADLLTRAAAGDDAAFGALVRRHTPRMYRVALRITGSTAEAEDVVQDSWLAAWRSLASFRHESAVSTWLYRVVTNSALALLRRRRPTISLDAPEPDGRSTLDSALLAGADPGPEGRVVRAEEVDAVLRAIGRLEVSQRVPLVLRELEGLSYEEVADVLDVNVGALRSRLHRARVALLAELRER from the coding sequence GTGAGCGACGACGCCGACCTGCTCACCCGGGCCGCGGCCGGCGACGACGCCGCGTTCGGCGCGCTCGTGCGGCGGCACACGCCCCGGATGTACCGCGTCGCGCTGCGGATCACCGGCAGCACCGCCGAGGCCGAGGACGTCGTGCAGGACTCGTGGCTGGCCGCGTGGCGCTCCCTCGCCTCCTTCCGCCACGAGTCCGCGGTGTCGACCTGGCTCTACCGCGTCGTCACCAACAGCGCGCTCGCGCTGCTGCGGCGGCGCCGGCCCACGATCTCGCTCGACGCGCCGGAACCCGATGGTCGGTCCACTCTGGACAGTGCGCTGCTCGCCGGGGCCGATCCGGGCCCCGAAGGCCGCGTCGTGCGGGCCGAGGAGGTCGACGCGGTGCTGCGCGCGATCGGCCGGCTGGAGGTGTCGCAGCGCGTGCCGCTGGTGCTGCGGGAACTGGAGGGCCTGAGCTACGAAGAGGTCGCCGACGTGCTCGACGTGAACGTCGGCGCCTTGCGCTCGCGGCTGCACCGGGCCAGGGTGGCGCTGCTCGCCGAGTTGAGGGAGCGGTGA
- a CDS encoding pyrimidine reductase family protein, whose amino-acid sequence MRIVWPLATGELTGVDLEEIYAYPEHLERPWVQVNFVASADGAVEVDATSAGLSHAADRQVFLLGRDLADVILVGAGTARAEDYRGVVAGPKRLERRRRLGFGNVPPIAVVTRTADLDPASRLFTETVVPPIVVTTETAPTGALEAAGAEILRAGDDDVDVRRALDLLAARGLRRIACEGGPRLFGRLVADDLVDQLCLTVAPLLVAGPAARIAAGPVAVPRRLALASILVEDGFTFLRYRRDAG is encoded by the coding sequence GTGCGGATCGTGTGGCCCCTTGCGACGGGCGAGCTGACCGGAGTGGACCTCGAAGAGATCTACGCCTACCCGGAGCACCTCGAGCGCCCCTGGGTGCAGGTCAACTTCGTCGCGAGCGCCGACGGCGCCGTCGAGGTGGACGCGACGTCGGCGGGCCTTTCGCACGCCGCCGACCGGCAGGTCTTCTTGCTCGGGCGCGACCTCGCCGACGTGATCCTGGTCGGGGCCGGGACCGCTCGCGCGGAGGACTACCGCGGGGTCGTCGCGGGCCCGAAGCGGCTGGAGCGCCGTCGCCGGCTCGGCTTCGGGAACGTCCCGCCGATCGCCGTCGTGACCCGCACCGCCGACCTCGACCCGGCGTCGCGGCTGTTCACCGAAACCGTCGTACCCCCGATCGTGGTGACCACGGAGACCGCGCCGACCGGCGCCCTCGAAGCCGCCGGGGCGGAGATCCTGCGCGCGGGCGACGACGACGTCGACGTCCGGCGCGCGCTCGACCTGCTCGCCGCCCGCGGGCTGCGCCGCATCGCGTGCGAGGGCGGGCCGCGGCTGTTCGGCCGGCTCGTCGCGGACGACCTCGTCGACCAGCTGTGCCTGACGGTCGCGCCGCTGCTGGTGGCCGGGCCGGCGGCCCGGATCGCCGCGGGGCCGGTCGCCGTGCCGCGCCGGCTCGCGCTGGCGTCGATCCTGGTCGAGGACGGCTTCACGTTCCTGCGCTACCGCCGGGACGCCGGGTGA
- the zapE gene encoding cell division protein ZapE produces the protein MPAHLVDRRPELGADELITALVPPPRFDAVRFGTYLPNPDEPSQAAAVEACSAFAAEVGARKEKKRFKLFGGSSEPAGPMGLYLDGGFGVGKTHLLASTWHAAPSPKAYGTFVELTHLVGALGFAEAVRRLSEHRILAIDEFELDDPGDTTLVTRLLQELMDAGVYIAATSNTLPEKLGEGRFAAEDFLREIQSLSARFGVVRVDGPDYRHRGLPDAPPPASPDVLEESAAAHAGSTVDDFDALCAHLAELHPSRYGRLLDGVTRVHLRGVHPAPDQNVALRLVALADRLYDRAIPVVVSGEPLPALFTEEMVNGGYRKKYLRAVSRLTALARDAAPTT, from the coding sequence ATGCCCGCGCACCTGGTGGACCGCCGACCCGAACTCGGCGCCGACGAGCTGATCACCGCGCTGGTGCCCCCGCCGCGCTTCGACGCCGTGCGGTTCGGGACGTACCTCCCGAACCCGGACGAGCCCAGCCAGGCCGCCGCGGTCGAGGCCTGCTCGGCGTTCGCCGCCGAGGTGGGCGCGCGCAAGGAGAAGAAGCGCTTCAAGCTCTTCGGCGGCTCCTCCGAGCCGGCCGGCCCGATGGGGCTCTACCTCGACGGCGGCTTCGGCGTCGGCAAGACCCACCTGCTCGCCTCGACCTGGCACGCGGCGCCCTCGCCCAAGGCCTACGGCACGTTCGTCGAGCTGACCCACCTGGTCGGCGCGCTGGGCTTCGCCGAGGCCGTGCGGCGGCTGTCGGAGCACCGGATCCTGGCGATCGACGAGTTCGAGCTGGACGACCCGGGCGACACCACCTTGGTCACGCGGCTGCTCCAGGAGCTCATGGACGCGGGCGTGTACATCGCGGCGACCTCGAACACACTGCCGGAGAAGCTCGGTGAGGGCCGGTTCGCCGCGGAGGACTTCCTGCGCGAGATCCAGTCGCTGTCGGCCCGCTTCGGCGTCGTGCGCGTCGACGGCCCCGACTACCGCCACCGCGGCCTGCCGGACGCGCCGCCCCCGGCTTCCCCGGACGTGCTGGAGGAGTCGGCCGCCGCGCACGCCGGGTCCACTGTGGACGACTTCGACGCGTTGTGCGCGCACCTGGCCGAGCTGCACCCGTCGCGCTACGGGCGGCTGCTCGACGGCGTCACCCGCGTGCACCTGCGGGGCGTCCACCCGGCGCCGGACCAGAACGTCGCGCTGCGGCTGGTCGCCCTCGCCGACCGGCTCTACGACCGGGCCATCCCGGTCGTCGTCTCCGGCGAGCCGCTGCCGGCGCTGTTCACCGAGGAGATGGTGAACGGCGGCTACCGCAAGAAGTACCTGCGCGCGGTCAGCCGGCTGACCGCGCTGGCGCGCGACGCGGCACCGACCACGTGA
- a CDS encoding phosphatase PAP2 family protein, whose translation MPAAVCGLLAVLLGLPFAGGTSPGAVDATVAGWTAHLSPGVLRALVFPTEPYVVIALGVLAVVLCLRGGRRADAALALGAPLLAILLTGWLLKPLYDRWKNDTLVYPSGHTVSLVAVLTVLVLVTRKVFVIVLSAVALLAATAGLVGLGYHYLTDVAGGTLFAVAVVLLTWSVPRRAPARSAG comes from the coding sequence GTGCCGGCCGCGGTGTGCGGACTGCTCGCGGTGCTGCTGGGGCTGCCGTTCGCCGGCGGGACGTCGCCCGGCGCCGTGGACGCGACGGTCGCCGGCTGGACGGCGCACCTGAGCCCCGGCGTGCTGCGCGCGCTGGTCTTCCCGACCGAGCCGTACGTCGTGATCGCGCTGGGGGTCCTCGCCGTCGTCCTGTGCCTGCGCGGCGGGCGGCGGGCCGACGCCGCGCTCGCGCTCGGCGCGCCGCTGCTGGCGATCCTGCTGACGGGCTGGCTGCTGAAGCCGCTCTACGACCGGTGGAAGAACGACACCCTCGTCTACCCGAGCGGGCACACGGTGAGCCTGGTCGCGGTGCTGACGGTGCTCGTGCTCGTCACGCGCAAGGTGTTCGTCATCGTGCTGAGCGCGGTGGCGCTGCTCGCGGCCACGGCCGGGCTGGTCGGCCTCGGCTACCACTACCTCACCGACGTCGCCGGGGGGACGCTGTTCGCGGTCGCCGTCGTGCTGCTCACGTGGTCGGTGCCGCGTCGCGCGCCAGCGCGGTCAGCCGGCTGA